In Vulpes lagopus strain Blue_001 chromosome 15, ASM1834538v1, whole genome shotgun sequence, the sequence CCTACACTAAtgtagaaaataggaaataaatcttATGGAATCAATGATTGGCTAAGAAGATATCCAACAGAGTGTTGAAGATACTATCTGACTTCTTTTAGCAAACTACAGTAAAAAGTGTAAGGGAAGAGAGGAGCCCCCcacatcccccccccaaaaaaacttttttagttttaagaaaattcaaaggaaatataaatgaaccAAAATGTATTAGATTTGACAGCCTAACTATTTCGTTCCCTCTCTTAATCAATTAAAGAGTAAATCAATCATTTACTTAATCAATTAGTAAatgattctcaaatttaaaaaaaaaaatgcttctgggCAAAGATCAACTCTGGGATGCGACTACAAGaacttttaattaaatgttaGAGTAAAAGGGTGCCTGATTGAATTTTCTTAAGACTGATAAAACTCCCCTCTATGGATTTTAAGGTTATGCCTTACAAATGTCCGCTGTTAAATAATAGGACCTAGAGGGATTTTAAGGACATTGTCCTAAAGCAATTTCAGGAGcttaaggcagagaaagacatacCTCAAAAAGCATTGTGACTATAGCTTCTAACTAACTAACTGAGTTATTTATAATAACTTATAAAGTTATTCAAAACAAACAAagttattttggtatttttttcaacTTAGGCTGAAGGGACCAAAGACtgataaaatttttaacagaGGCCTTTGAAACATCAAATGTCTCTGTGCAAGAAGTAGGCACAGGCAACTTTTTGCAAAAATGGAAGCTGACTTATGGGGTTAAAACAAGAACCTGGAGGACAAAGCTCAAATACCTGAAGAATTAGTCTCAAGGAAGTAGTATCATGTGTCCTGctatatttcagaatttttgtGGACTAATGGCTGCTGTGTTTCTCCTGCCTTGCCCTGTTTAAATGAGAGGCTCTACAGCTAATGTTGTATGATCCCAGCACTGTATTGATCATATGTGAGGCAAGTAATGTGCCTATGAAATACACATGTGTTCACATTAAGAATCATAGTTGACAAATTATATCTATGGAGGCACATCTGAGGAAATTCATCACCCTTGCACCTAATTTAGATGGGCTCCTTGGCCTGGGGACTGAGTGATGATGAAATTGTATGAAACCATTTGTGGTCTTCAGAGGGGTGAATGTATTTCACATGTGGGAAAACGTATATCATTTTTGGCCAAAGAGAAAACTATACCAACATAAAACATAGCCCCTCAATTTTCAGACATGCCATCCATTGAAAGGTGGAGTCCATGTATGCTTCCCTTATATCTGAGATCTGTACCTGCTTGACTCATAGAAGATGGTAGAAGTGCAGAAGTGATATCATGCCAGTTTCTAGACTCTGACCTTATGAAACGGGAAGCTTCTAAGTTCTGTCTCTAGGAGTACTCACTCTTAGAATTGAGCCACCATGCATCTCATGGTAACAAAACTTACTAGTTTTAAAATCACAAGGGGATTTTGTGTTATGTCATTTAATAACGTTGTTATCTTCGTTGTtactgttaaaaaagaaatgatgcgAATTTATTGTCATCTTCATATATAGGTCTTCCCTCAGCCTCAAAAATTGCAATTGTTAAGAAAAGATAATAAGGATTATATCGagtttcatattttaaacaattagGTTTTATTCTAAGTTACTTATTCTCAAAGTTAATTAGACTGCTGCATATACCCCCAAACTCAGTGTTAAAGTTTATGCTTTCTCAAGGTTACTCTCATTCTGGACAAAAAAATAACTCTGACACTGATGAAAATAGGTACAAGGATGTGTAACTTCACCTaggttttagaagaaaaagatCATCCCCTTTCCTTAGCCCAGCAGCTGCCCTGGTGAGCCAAGAACAGTTGTGCTTATATGATACTGTGTGTACTTACGTGAATATAGAATGTGGATGAAGTTATGGAGATCTAAGAATACCTACCTTTATGAGTTTTCAAGTGTTTAAAACTATATTGGTTTTATATCAGTTGTATAAATGAATGTGCCAATATTTGAGTGCTAAAGTATATGTACATGTGTTTAGAGATGTGTAAATCTATTTCCATTGTTGTATAGAGGTGTGAATGTGAATGTGTGCATTTTTGTGTGGGTACACATCTATTTGTATAAGGTTATGTGGAAATACCTGCATGAATGAAAGTAGATACACATTCTTGTTCCTATCTCTGTTGCACTTTTCAAATGCCCACGGATATACGGTGCTTGTCTATGAAAATATGGATACAGAAGTACAGTGACACCATGTCCCAAAGCCTGTTGCAATACACTTTGGAACCATCTACTATTATGGATTGCCTATATTTCTTTCTACCTCTGAATAACGATCACTTAAGAGCTATTTTCTAAAGTAATGCATCTTTTCAATAGGACAGTTGatattaatttttgtacattatAGTGTGGTCGTCACCAGGTGTGACTCCACAATGTCTAAgaatgaattcaaataaaatcagaagataaACTTGGAAGTGTGCCTATCAGTATACAAAGTCCCACCtttatttctccatcttcaaCGTTGGTccctatattagtttcctattgctgctgtaacaaattctcacaaacttaatggcttaaaacaatacaaatttattatcctaccattctggaagccagaattataaaatgagtctcaccaggctaaaatcaaggtgtaaACAGGGTTGTGTTTCTGGAAGTCCTAGGGAAAGTTCATTTCCTCTCATTCCTTGATTTATGGCCACTTCAAAGCCAACAACAGCAAGTCAAGTCACCTCAGATCACATCACTCTTACATTGatgctctgcctccctctttcacaTTTAAAGGGCTCTTGTGAGCCCTTTAAATTGAGCCCACCAATGTAATTCAAGGTAATGACTATCTCAAAGTCATTTTATTAGCAGCTTTAATCCCATCTGTAGTCTTAATTTTCCCTTGCCATGTAACATAACATATTCACAATTCTAAGGATTAGGTCATGGAAACTCTGGGGATTCTATATACTGCAGTCCTGACTTTAAGAGACAAATGTGTGCATCAGGAATTTGGGGGAGAAGCCTGGTCGAAAGACTTCAGATAATGTTGGGACTACTCCTTGATGTTTTCCAACATCGCAGAGAGCAAAAATCAGGTTACTGAACATTGTAAGAGTCACAGTGTATCTAGATTCTTGAGATGGGTATACAGAAAGAAATTGGAATTACACTATGGTCTAATGAATGTGGCCTCCAGACTCTGATTATAGGATCTTGTCATGACACGAAAAGGATTAAATTCACATATcaacaaaatatcaaaagcatGCTGGTTTTGGGCTAACCTTACCTGAGAAAGTGGATAGCATGTCCTACTTTCCAGGTGACCTTATCGACACCTAGAAAGCATTCCTATTTTTACTTGCCTATCTCCACCACTAGAACtatcatatattttcataattaaatttaaaatatctatcatAAGTATTCCAAttagacatgaaaaaaatatgattttttacaaaaaattCAGTTCATTCCAGTCCATCCTTTCCCTGCCCCTCCATCTGGACCTGCACTTAATCCCTTTGTCACACCAGAAGCCACAATCACAGCCTATGGGCCCCCAATGGCACCCTGTTTGCCTTCCTAGGAAACTCCACACTTCACTCACtcagaccaagaaaaaaaattgcacctatacaattttattgtattgtatacAAAATTGTATGCTTTGGTGTCACTGCAAAGTCAAATTGgtacaaaaattttcaaactttcttcctttctgtactTGCCTCATCATATATAGGTAATAGTGCATAACACTTTACCTCATAGGAATGCTGTAattaccaaataaaataatatgtaaaaggCTCCAGAACTGTGTCTTTTGCTCAGTGGACAGTCTATAAATACAActtcttttattctcttatatttgACAGCTTGAACACTCCTTATAGTTGCACAAAACCTCATAGTTGACAAATAATCGTAGTCCTATGATTAAACTGAATTTCATAACAAACTGGATGCCAAGGTAAGAAAATAACCTATGTCACACATGGAAAAACTAAACCTTACTCTTATTCTTTTGATCCCAAGTTATGCAACACAATCGGCTCCTGCTcaattgtatacatttatattcttaatcctaaaatttgatcatttttctgATTCATGTTTTAATAATCTATTATTCCCatgtgttttcttattattaaatgGGAATggttcatttctctccttttaaggAAATGGAGGACATTCCTAATTCTTGAACTAGAATGTTAAATTAATTTGGTAAGCTTTCATTTAAAAGGCATTAAATTCATGGCctatttgttttcaaaagaatcatttaaaaattgaatttgtaatatTCCCTGCCTTTAGCTATTATGTGCCAACTCACAAATTCAGGGCTATAGGACAGTACAATGAACAGTTCCCACAGATGTCCCTTTTTCTATACTTAGCAAAGAACAATTCAacataggaaaaggaaaataggcTCTGAGAACAGGAAAATCTCTCTTTGCCCAAATCAAATCacacagaaaacatgaaaaacataaaCCTTTATTTCTCATAGTCATACCTGAGCCTTTACAGAATAGATTCTTCTATCAAATTGGCAGATCCTAACCCTCTGCGGTAATCTTGGTTTGAACAAATATTTGGATGATTTTCTTTCGTATCTCCTTGGTCTTCACAGTATAGACTATAGGGTTAAGCACAGGGGGTACAAGAAGGTAGGCATTAGCCATGAGAGCATGAGTCAGTGGTGAAAGATGCTTTCCAAAACGGTGAATGACAGATACCCCAATGAGTGGAACATAGAAGATAAGTACAGCACAGATGTGTGAAACACAGGTGTTGAGCGCCTTCAGCCGGCCCTTCCCTGAGGCAATGGCCATTACTGTTCGGAATATGAACACATAGGAGAAGAGGATGGAGAGGGAGTCAGAACCCTTGGTGAAGATGACAGCAATAAGTCCATAGAGACTGTTGACACGAGTGCTGGCACAGGCAAGTCGCATGACGTCTTGGTGGaggcagaaggagtgggagaggaTGTTGGAGCGGTAGAAGGGAAGACGCTTGATGAGGAAAGGCACAGGGAAGACCACAAAGACTGCTCTTGTCAGGATGATGGCCCCTGTTCTGCCGACCACACCATTGGTTAAGATGGTACCATACCTGAGGGGGTCCCAGATGGCTACAACCCGATCAAAAGCCATGGCCACCAGCACGCCAGATTCAATGGCAGAGAAGGTATGAATGAAGTACATCTGAACAAGGCAGGCATCAAAGGCAATGGACTTATAGTTAAACCAAAATATGCCTAGCATAGAGGGCAAAGTACAAAGAGCAAGCCCCATGTCTGCCAGTGCCAGCATGCACAGAAAATAGTACATAGGGATATGCAGGGATGATTCAGACTTGATGGTAGAGATAATGACACCATTGCCAAAAAGGGCGATGACATATATAGCACCCAGTGGGAATGCCATCCAATAATACCTTTGTTCAAGCCCTGGAATTCCAGTTAAGACAAAGTAAGGATGTTGGAAGTGAGAATAATTATTATCTGCCATGAAGCCAATATGACACAGGCATGAGGAGGGAGCTGGTGGGATCCTGATGGGTGACTTCCTAAAAATACAATGACAGGGATTAACAATTTATTAGAATCTGACTTCCCTGGGagtgaaacaattttattttcacatagaTGAGGAGGGTGTAAGAGAGGACTGAATCCTTGAAATTACTACTCCATAGTGTATCTTGTGAGGAAGCTTCTACTGGGCCAGGAGAAAAAGACTAACCCAACTACAGATAAGTCATATTCAGTTTGAAGCACACACTGTAATGCTGTGCATTAGAGAAAATGTTCTCCCCCTCctgtcctttcctccctccctctttctaaTCAATATCTTACAAGTAGTTGAGTCAAGGCTAAGGACATAATAACCAAGACTGAATCAATATAAAACGCCATTCCTATCCAACATACTTCTTATGCCAAGATCTCTCATGAGGGCAATGGATCTTGTATCTAAGGCAGGGATAGAAATGCCAAGTGTACATGCCTATGCTTCTATTTGAGTGCAGCCCTCCTTCATTTCTCCTGAGCCTAGATATGGCCTTAGAATCAGTATCAACCCAGGAACCTCACACAGCCACTTAACTGAGATGTATTTGTTATCTCCAATCTGGtaatatcttaaaagaaatgatACTAAATTATACTTAGGAAAGAAACAACagcatttacttttctctttttttagcaTAATCTATTTTGTCTAAAAGGAAGTAAGACCCTTCAGGGCTTGCTTGAAGCCTTTTTCAGGATTGGGACCATCTGTTAACATTCAATTACTTAAGGCACAGTGATCATGCACAACGCATGTAGCACTCTGACTGAAAGTCTTTACAGAGGCTTTACTAGAGACCTGGAAGACATGCTTATGTTGCCAGGATCAGGAGTTAAATCAATGCTGCAGAGCAGCCTGATGAGACCATTTGACTTTAGACATGAATGCTAGTCAGAGGTAGAGCATACTCTCTTTGAGAGGTTTTGACCCTTAAGACATTCCTCAGTTGCTTCCATCAGTTCGTTGGAATTAAATTGACTCTGAGGCAATATAGTGTCAGGAACACAGACTTTAGATCCACACATCTTGGATTCAGATTCCAGTTCCCCTGCTCCTTCATATGCAATGCATTGTACCTACCCCATAACGGCAGTGGgaagattaaaaatgtaaaaatgtagaGGCTTTAGAAAGCAAGATGTGTGTTTTTTATTATGATTACTTGgaataaaaagttcttttttttcatatgttctcTGTGTTGACAttgagattttaatttgtttctttctcattttttgttctgttttcaattttttggttAGAGCTCTTTGCAGTTAGTGGAAGTGAAAACTGATGGGTTCTCATCTATCAGCAAAGAATCACATTTGCTTTtggatctctctttttttttttttaataattttccctctgctcttcaaTTCTTGAATATTTCACCTCCAGGCTGTATATATCTGGCTGACCCATGTTCATGGTGAAGCAAAAACCACACTGTAACTGTTTTTGACATCTCCCAAAAGATCCTCTTTGAAAGATCTCCAATTCATATTTCCCCAGCCTTGGCCAGGAAATTTTATCTCTTTCTATCAAACACCCACTTCTTTCCATTGCTCTTATGAAAAAGAGCTACCTGTTGGTTCAAATATCTGGCCTATTAGATTACCAGCATATATTTCTttccaataaaatattgttttggtttttgtctgttttagtgATTTTTGCGAaacaaaatgtttatgtttttcaaataattgtaacaaaaagtggaaatgagagaaacatttaagagacagacaaatagaggggaaaagaagataaggtagagagagggaaggagagaagagaaaaagaataataataaaaacagagatCGAAAGACTAGCAGAAGTAAAAGTTGacttatttaacattttactaaTAAAAAACTGAAGCTTacataaagaaaattaacttGCCCTGAGGCAAACACCTGGTTAGTAGCAAAGCTGATAAGAGAGGGGGAAATCATAGCCTTGCTGAGGAATATTACAACTAAATGCAATGGGAGCTTGAGGGTGCAACTTGAGAAGACCAAGTCAAAATTGCATCTGTTGGCCAAGATGCTTACTCTCTAATATGGgtccttagattttattttttatctatattGCCCATGATCTAGAAAATAGGAGAAGTTCATCTCCTGAAGATTAGGCTTTTAGgtctttcaatttctttgaaaGCTTTATCTAGCCCTGAGTCCTCTACTGTTCATACTGCCATATTTATGGAAAAACAGATTGTCCTGAGTGTTCTGAATCTGCACTAAGGCTACCACAAGCTAAAGGGCCTCATTATAGATCCTAAATATAGGAGCAggtgaacaagaaaataaaactacatttctCTCTTATGTGAGtaacagcaaacaaacaaataagcaaaaaatacaCTTCTATCTGCTGTTAAGTATTAGGGAAACTTCTAAGTTTCTAAGCAATCTAAGACATTTGTAGATGATAAAATAAGATTGGGACTGGCCTTTAAATGAGAGCTACACTCTTCATTTATCAGGAtgtatgatagacatagagaaccTAAGGAAATAGGAAGTCAGAAAAACCCTCCTGATGTAAAGATTAATAATAACCACACCTTCCCTGATAGTAGAGCTGCAAACTTCCTTATCAAGGGGGAAATTCCCAAACTGCAATCATTTTAGGgttctaaatgaaagaaatt encodes:
- the LOC121475940 gene encoding olfactory receptor 51H1-like, translating into MADNNYSHFQHPYFVLTGIPGLEQRYYWMAFPLGAIYVIALFGNGVIISTIKSESSLHIPMYYFLCMLALADMGLALCTLPSMLGIFWFNYKSIAFDACLVQMYFIHTFSAIESGVLVAMAFDRVVAIWDPLRYGTILTNGVVGRTGAIILTRAVFVVFPVPFLIKRLPFYRSNILSHSFCLHQDVMRLACASTRVNSLYGLIAVIFTKGSDSLSILFSYVFIFRTVMAIASGKGRLKALNTCVSHICAVLIFYVPLIGVSVIHRFGKHLSPLTHALMANAYLLVPPVLNPIVYTVKTKEIRKKIIQIFVQTKITAEG